The following coding sequences lie in one Miscanthus floridulus cultivar M001 chromosome 9, ASM1932011v1, whole genome shotgun sequence genomic window:
- the LOC136482445 gene encoding lipid phosphate phosphatase epsilon 2, chloroplastic-like, with amino-acid sequence MPRLLFPVPPPCPCLIDSVSRPPLSKDRFFLPQTRRRPSPRLGVRMAEMTRVGSGRVFMESDPIVGGEAPSHPRWEASWWTPVEAALNRMSKWLVAGSFAFAVIWKHDAEIMWFLLGAVGNSMLSMVLKKMLNHERPAPASRSDPGMPSSHAQSIFYAATILALSLYYLLGTNYLTMTLGPATLSVAAYLSWLRVAQRLHTLNQVTVGAVVGSAFGALWFVLWHSLVQEAFASSLLVRTAVIVGSSAFCVSFVMYMIRHWLKDE; translated from the exons ATGCCCCGCCTATTGTTTCCAGTTCCACCGCCTTGCCCCTGTCTAATCGACTCGGTGAGTCGGCCACCACTCTCCAAAGATCGGTTCTTCCTGCCCCAGACCCGGAGGCGGCCAAGTCCGCGGCTTGGCGTGCGAATGGCGGAGATGACCAGGGTTGGGAGCGGCAGGGTTTTCATGGAGAGTGACCCGATTGTGGGAGGGGAGGCGCCGTCCCATCCAAGGTGGGAAGCGAGCTGGTGGACGCCCGTGGAGGCTGCGCTGAATCGGATG AGTAAATGGCTGGTGGCTGGTTCTTTTGCTTTTGCAGTTATTTGGAAGCATGATGCTGAAATTATGTGGTTTTTGCTGGGTGCGGTTGGAAACTCTATGCTTTCAATGGTTCTTAAGAAGATGCTAAACCATGAAAGACCTGCACCAGCTTCGCGGTCTGATCCTGGGATGCCATCGTCCCACGCACAGTCCATATTCTATGCTGCGACCATCCTAGCTCTTTCAT TGTACTATTTGCTTGGGACAAATTATCTGACCATGACTCTTGGGCCTGCAACTCTGTCGGTGGCCGCCTATCTG TCTTGGCTACGGGTGGCTCAGCGCCTTCATACACTAAACCAGGTCACTGTGGGAGCTGTTGTAGGATCTGCCTTCGGTGCTCTATGGTTTGTGCTCTGGCATTCGCTTGTGCAggaggcttttgcttcttctCTGCTGGTCAGGACTGCAGTCATCGTTGGATCATCAGCATTTTGTGTTAGCTTTGTTATGTACATGATTCGTCACTGGCTAAAGGATGAGTAA